The genome window AGGGCCTTTCTTCTCTCTAAGCTCATTGTCACACCTGTAGGATTCTGAAATTCAGGAACCGTATAAATAAGCTTTGCATTGGGATGCTTCTGTAATGCTGCTTCAAGCTCATCCATGCGCATCCCATTTTCATCCATCGAAACACCTACATATTCCGGTTCATATGGATTAAACGCAGCAAGTGCTCCTAGAAAAGTCGGATTCTCTGTAATTATGATATCTCCTCTATCGATAAATGCTTTAGCTGCAAGATCTAAACCTTGCTGACCTCCTTGAATAATAAAAAGATTATCAACACTACAGCTTATCCCAATCTTTTTTACTCGACTTACGAGCTTTTCTCTTAATGACGTCAGCCCCTCTGTTTCTGTGTATTGAAGCGCTAATTTTCCATCTTCTTGCAAAACCTGATCATATACCTTTCTTAATTTTTCAATAGGAAAAATTTCTGGGTCCGGATATCCGCCCCCAAATGAAATAATTGCTGGATCTCCCCCTAATCTCAATAATTCGCGAATAGCTGATGGCTTTACTCTTTCTATTCGATTAGCAAATTTATAATTCATTTTATCCTCCTTATGTCTATTCCCCTCTTCCTATTAGGCGGAATTTTCAGTATATTCATTTATTATAGAGTAATGTTCTACTCTTGAATATATTGTTTTTTAAGATAATAGTGATTAATGGCAAAATAAAAGCCATTCTCTTCTATAGAGAATAGCCTTATAAAGAAAATTATATTTTGGATGGAGTGATCTTTGTTATCCTTTTTTCCATCGTTACCGCTTTGACTGACAGCCCATTAGGATTAGGAGCTGTCTCTTCTTTTGTTATAACAAATCCTATTTTTTCGTATAATTGGATATTTTTCAGGACATTCGCTCTTACTTTGCATACTACTTTCTGCTTGCCATTTTGGATGGCATATTCTTCTATCCAAGCTAGCAGTTTTTTAGCTATTCCTTTCCCTCTTGCTGACGGAATGACAGAAAGTCTGGAAAAATAGAGAGAATCATCTTGAAGCTGCAGACGAGAAGAACCAAGGGGAACATCATCTATCCAACATATGATTGCTTGCTCTGTTCCATTTTTAAGAGCATAAAGAAATTTGTCAGCTGGTTCCGTTAGTGCACTAGAAGGTACCTCGCTATAACGATAATCTTCAAATGCTTCTAGCATTAGTCTATGAACAATCGGAACATCTTCTTCTGTCACAAGCCTTATCCGCTCTTTTCGCTTCCTATCTATTAAGATACCCTTTAAGGAAGAAATACTTCCTGCAATAAATGTTGCCTGTACTTTGTTCAGCTCGTCATAGGACCCATAGCCGTAAGTAACACCGATTGAATCTATTCCTGCATTGTTCGCTCCAATAATATCATGTTCCCGATCTCCTATCATCACAAACTCTTCAGGCTTATACGCAGGATACAAATCTAATATGTATTGAATTATTTCTGTTTTCGAAGATCTAGTACCATCCAGATTACTTCCGATTATGTGGGTAAAGTACGTTTCTATTTGAAAATACTTCAAAATCTTTTCTGCGAATATAGTTGGTTTTGAAGTTGCCACAATCATAATACAGCCTTTTGCTCTTAAGCTTTCAAGTAATGGAATAATTTCAGGATATAGTTCATTTTCATACATTCCTAACTGCGTAAACCTCTCTCTATAATAGGAAATGGCTTGATCCGTTATCGTTTGAGTATAACCATAATATTCCATAAATGATTCTTGTAGAGGTGGTCCAATAAATCTTTCTAGTTTACGTAAATCAGATTCTTCTTTTCCAAGCTTTTGTAGGGCATATTGAATAGATTTTGTTATTCCTTCTTTAGGATCTGAAATCGTACCATCTAAGTCAAATAATATTATTTGATAATCCCCCATTAAGACACCTCTTTTTCTATACTGAAAAAACTCAAAATTCTCAATCTTCTCATCCTTTTGTCCTATTATAACGAATGGTTCCACTCGCCTCAATAGAAATTTTGCCATACAAAAAAATACGATTGTTTATTTTAATTCCTTCTTAACCACTATGAATAGTCGATTATTTGTTATATAATAAAAGAAAGTTTCGGCAAACTTAATAATTATTATTCTAGTGCACTCAAATTCACTTATTAATAGGAGGATGTAAAATGGTTTACTATGATAAATCGAAAACCGTTAAAAATATATTGATCCAAAAGATTGTTTGCAGTAGCGGTCTCTCCTCTGAAATGCTACAAAATCTCTCTATTCCTGAATTAAAAGAAACATTAAACAAAGTTTATCCCAGCACACATCCTCATAACGGCTGCGGTTCTCTTAAGTGGAAAAAAGTACGATAATTTTGTCAAACTGTGAGATGTTCATCTTATCCATTTATTTAACTATTTTTCCTATTTAATCAGTATCTTTCCATGAAAATCCTCTATAATGGAATTATTCTTTAATAAAGAGGTGCATAATTGGAAAATAAAAAGAAGCAATTTCTTGAAGGGAAGGAAAGATTACATGTTTTATTCCTTTATACAAGCATGCGAAACTATATGGAAGAAGTCCTTCCCTTTATTTATGCTGGTATCGAAGCAAGAGAATATGTAATCCTTATCGATAATGATCGAAATTTCAAAAGGATATTCGAACAATTAAAAACCAAACTTACATCCACGCAATTAAAACAGGTTCATTATGTAAATAGCTTAGATTTTTACTTTTCAAGTGGAAGTTATCATCCATCAGCTATTACAGATTATTTTAATAAAATGGTTCAGCCTTATCTGGATCAAAGTATTCCCTTTCGCTCATGGGCACATGTAGAATGGGCAACGATGGAAGAGCCTTTTCATTTAATCGGAAATTTTGAGAAAATAGTTGATAACGCTTTCAACCATATTTCCTTTCCATTAATTTGTGCGTATGAAGAATGGAAAATTCCAAATGCCTTAGAAACTATCTTACATGAGACTCATCCTTATATTTTAAAAGGTGATAAGCTTATGTCATCAAAAAAATACATAACAGATACACCCTTTTATAAAAAACCGACAATTGAACTTGATTGATACGTAATCAATCGTTTAGCGGAGTAGGAGCCATTACAGTCTTTATTAATTGCTCCTACTCCTTCATATTCTCCATTCCTCTTCCTGCAATCTTTTACTTCTATTAAACTTTAAATCTGATCTCTATAATTCCCATTAGACTCCAAAAGCTCGTACGAACTTTTTACATATTTCACCACGAAATCCTTTACTCTACTAATATGTTAAATTATTTTATTGACAACCTCTTTTTTGGTATGGTAAATTTTATACATTAGTTTATCACTCTAATATATTATCGAACTAAAGGATTTTTTTAGTTTTATAGATTTATTGTACTGAAAACATAATTTATAAAGGTGGCTTTCGCAAGATGAAACGTTTAGCAATTAATTTAGTTATTTTGGCATCTGTATTTTTCGTTTTTACAGCATGTTCCAACAATTCTAAAGATAAAAAGGAAGATACATTAGTTATTGGTATTGATGATAAATTTGCTCCAATGGGGTTTAGAGATGACAATAATGAAATTGTCGGCTTTGATATTGATTATGCAAAAGCTGCAGCAAAAAAAATGAATATGTCAGTTGAATTTCAACCAATTGATTGGAAAACAAAGGAGTCAGAATTAAGCAGCGGTCGGATTGACTTAATTTGGAATGGCTATACTATTACTGATGAACGGAAAGAAAAAGTTCTTTTCACAAAGCCCTATTTAAAAAATACACAAGTTGTTGTAACATTAGCGGACTCAAAAATAACCAAATTAGATGATTTAAAAGGAAAAGTTGTTGGTCTCCAATCTCTTTCTTCTGCATCCGATGCATTAAATAGTAGTCCTATTAAATCAAAAATTAAGGAAGTTACCGAGTTTTCCGATAACGTATTAGCATTAAATGATCTGAAGTCAGGTCGTTTAGATGCAGTTGTCATTGATGAAGTTGTTATTGATTACTATATGACAAAAGAACAAGATTCCTTTAAAATCCTTGATGAATCACTTGCTCCAGAAGAGTACGGAATTGGGGTTAAAAAAGGAAACGAAGCATTATTAGAGAAGCTTCAAAAAGCACTTGATGAGATGAATGAAGATGGCACAGCCGCTGAAGTTTCCGAAAAATGGTTTGGTGAAAATAAAGTATTAAATTAAGATCGCAAATGAATCGTAAACAAAACAGGATTTCTTTCCGAAACCCTGTTTTGTTTTGTTGGAGGAATAGAAATGTCAGTTGATTATATTATATCCATACTAAAACCAATGTTAGAAGGAGCCCAAGCAACCGTCCTATTATTTCTTATTGCTATTGTAGTGTCCATTCCACTAGGTTTCCTGTTAACACTCGCCATCCGATCTAGCATCAAGCCAATCGCATGGCTGGCAAGCTGTTATATTTACATCATGCGCGGTACCCCGCTATTGCTGCAATTATTGTTTATATGCTTTGGGTTACCAATGATTCCAGGAATTGGAGAATATTTAGTCCTAGATCGTTTTGTCGCTGCCTCTTTAGGATTTATTTTGAATTATGCAGCCTATTTTGCCGAAATTTTCCGTGGAGGTTTACTTGCAATTGATAAAGGTCAGTATGAAGCATCTCAAGTGCTTGGTTTAAGTAAATGGCAAACCACCACACGCGTTGTTTTACCACAAATGTTTCGAATTGCCCTTCCTGCTGTAGCAAATGAATCTGTCACACTAGTGAAGGATACAGCCTTGCTTTATGCTGTTGCTGTACCTGAGTTACTGCACTTTGCCCAAACGGCAGTAAACCGTGATTTTACGATTATGCCCTTTTTCATTGCTGGAATTATTTATCTCATCATGACCCTGCTATTAACAGCATTATTTAAATGGCTGGAGCGCAGATTTAAATTTGAATAAGAAGGACGGATAC of Niallia circulans contains these proteins:
- a CDS encoding MEDS domain-containing protein → MENKKKQFLEGKERLHVLFLYTSMRNYMEEVLPFIYAGIEAREYVILIDNDRNFKRIFEQLKTKLTSTQLKQVHYVNSLDFYFSSGSYHPSAITDYFNKMVQPYLDQSIPFRSWAHVEWATMEEPFHLIGNFEKIVDNAFNHISFPLICAYEEWKIPNALETILHETHPYILKGDKLMSSKKYITDTPFYKKPTIELD
- a CDS encoding amino acid ABC transporter substrate-binding protein — translated: MKRLAINLVILASVFFVFTACSNNSKDKKEDTLVIGIDDKFAPMGFRDDNNEIVGFDIDYAKAAAKKMNMSVEFQPIDWKTKESELSSGRIDLIWNGYTITDERKEKVLFTKPYLKNTQVVVTLADSKITKLDDLKGKVVGLQSLSSASDALNSSPIKSKIKEVTEFSDNVLALNDLKSGRLDAVVIDEVVIDYYMTKEQDSFKILDESLAPEEYGIGVKKGNEALLEKLQKALDEMNEDGTAAEVSEKWFGENKVLN
- a CDS encoding amino acid ABC transporter permease, with translation MSVDYIISILKPMLEGAQATVLLFLIAIVVSIPLGFLLTLAIRSSIKPIAWLASCYIYIMRGTPLLLQLLFICFGLPMIPGIGEYLVLDRFVAASLGFILNYAAYFAEIFRGGLLAIDKGQYEASQVLGLSKWQTTTRVVLPQMFRIALPAVANESVTLVKDTALLYAVAVPELLHFAQTAVNRDFTIMPFFIAGIIYLIMTLLLTALFKWLERRFKFE
- a CDS encoding GNAT family N-acetyltransferase; the protein is MGDYQIILFDLDGTISDPKEGITKSIQYALQKLGKEESDLRKLERFIGPPLQESFMEYYGYTQTITDQAISYYRERFTQLGMYENELYPEIIPLLESLRAKGCIMIVATSKPTIFAEKILKYFQIETYFTHIIGSNLDGTRSSKTEIIQYILDLYPAYKPEEFVMIGDREHDIIGANNAGIDSIGVTYGYGSYDELNKVQATFIAGSISSLKGILIDRKRKERIRLVTEEDVPIVHRLMLEAFEDYRYSEVPSSALTEPADKFLYALKNGTEQAIICWIDDVPLGSSRLQLQDDSLYFSRLSVIPSARGKGIAKKLLAWIEEYAIQNGKQKVVCKVRANVLKNIQLYEKIGFVITKEETAPNPNGLSVKAVTMEKRITKITPSKI